The DNA region GCCCCGCCGGCCGAGCCACCGCAAGCCGCGCCGGCCGCCGGAGCAGAGCAGCACTCCCCCGTCCCGGAGATGCGGTACGTGGACCTGACCGGCAGCCGCGAGGCGGCCGGCCGCTCCATCCGGATGCGTGACATGGCCCGGCGTCTGCCCCAGCTGGTCCGGCGTTCGCTGGCACTCGCCTGGCGCGTCGACCGGAGGGCCACCACCGGCCTCCTGCTGTGCCAGACGGTCGCCGGCGTCATGCAGGCCCTGGGCCTGATCGCGATCAGCGGCACCCTCACCGCACTGCTGACCAGCGGAGACGTCTACCAACGGCTCCTACAGGCATGGCCGTCCGTAGCCCTGCTGGCCACCGCCACCGGGGTGCGGGCACTGTTGGGGATCACCGTCAGCTGGCTCTCATCCCGGCTGGGCCCACTCATGTCGCGCGAGGCCGAGCAGATGCTGCTCACCGGCTGCGCCGAGGTGGAGCTCTCCGCCTACGACGACCCCGACTTCAACCGCGACCGCGAGGCCGCCGACCGCGGAGCACAGGTCACCGGCGACCTCATCGACGAGGGCCAGGACCTGATCGCCTCGGCCGCCTCCTTCCTCGCCGGGGCCGTCGTGCTGGCCGGGGTGAGCTGGGTGCTCCTTCCTCTCCTGGTAGCGGCCAGCCTGCCGCAGGCCCTCGCCCAGGTCAGCGCCGCCCGGGTCCGCTACCTGGCGAACCTCCGCAGCAACGGCGACAACCGCATGCTGACGGTGCTGCGTTGGCACATCTTCACCCGCGAGGCAGCCGACCAGATCCGCGCCGGCACCATGGCCGGCTTCCTGTCCGGCCGGTACCGGCAGACGGTTGCACGTATCAACCGCGAGGACCGGACCGCGGCCGACAAGGGCGCCCGCATGGCACTGGTCGGCGCGCTGTGCGGCGGCCTCGGATCGGCAGTCGTGTGGGCGGCGGTGGTGTGGCTGCTGGCCACCGGCCGCATCAGTGTCGGGGACGCCGGCACAGCTGTTTTCGCTCTGCAGACGGTGGGCCAGTCGGTGCGCGGGCTGGTCGCCGTCGGGGCCCGTGCCGTGCGTACCGGCCTCTACATGGACGACTGGACACGGTTCCTCGACCTGGCCGGCGGCTACACCATGCACCGCGGCGAGCACCGGCCGGCGCCACCGGCCGAGATCGAGATCAAGCAGGTCTCGCACCGCTACGCCGGGAAGGACCAGGACGCGCTGTCCGACGTCTCGCTCACACTGCGCCGAGGCGAGGTCACCGCACTGGTCGGCTTCAACGGATCGGGGAAGTCGACGCTGTCGAAGCTCGTCAGCGGCCTGTACCTGCCCACCGGCGGACAGGTGCTGTGGGACGGCGTCCCCACCGACGATGCCGACCCGCAGGCGCTGTGGCAGCAGGTGGCCTTGGTGCCGCAGGACTACGCGCACTGGCCGCTGACGGTGCGCGAGAACGTGACCCAGGGGCAGCCCACGGCCCGCGGTGACGCGGCGGTTCTCGAGGCCTGCGAGGCCGCCGACGCGGACGAGGTCGTCGACAAGCTCGGCGCCGGCCTGGACACGCTTCTCGCCCGCGAGTGGCTGAACGGGGAGGAGCTGAGCGGCGGCCAGTGGCAGCGCATCGCGCTCGCCCGGGCGTTCTTCCGCGAGGCCGGGCTCCTGGTCCTCGACGAGCCGACCGCGAATCTCGATCCCCGTGCCGAGTTCCGGATCTTCCAGCGGCTGCGGGACCTG from Streptomyces sp. B1I3 includes:
- a CDS encoding ABC transporter ATP-binding protein, with the translated sequence MRYVDLTGSREAAGRSIRMRDMARRLPQLVRRSLALAWRVDRRATTGLLLCQTVAGVMQALGLIAISGTLTALLTSGDVYQRLLQAWPSVALLATATGVRALLGITVSWLSSRLGPLMSREAEQMLLTGCAEVELSAYDDPDFNRDREAADRGAQVTGDLIDEGQDLIASAASFLAGAVVLAGVSWVLLPLLVAASLPQALAQVSAARVRYLANLRSNGDNRMLTVLRWHIFTREAADQIRAGTMAGFLSGRYRQTVARINREDRTAADKGARMALVGALCGGLGSAVVWAAVVWLLATGRISVGDAGTAVFALQTVGQSVRGLVAVGARAVRTGLYMDDWTRFLDLAGGYTMHRGEHRPAPPAEIEIKQVSHRYAGKDQDALSDVSLTLRRGEVTALVGFNGSGKSTLSKLVSGLYLPTGGQVLWDGVPTDDADPQALWQQVALVPQDYAHWPLTVRENVTQGQPTARGDAAVLEACEAADADEVVDKLGAGLDTLLAREWLNGEELSGGQWQRIALARAFFREAGLLVLDEPTANLDPRAEFRIFQRLRDLARDRVVLLVTHRITNVAVADRIVVLDEGRIVQEGTYKDLAGQEGGLFRQLLSYQVTSEPDGERHGTRA